One Rhodoflexus caldus genomic window, TGGCAGGCAGATTAACTATCTGATTCGGCGTACAGGCAATTTGTCGGTCGCCAACGGTCAGCGTTGCCCGCTCTACCCGCATGGTGGCATTGTATCCGCCCCAAAGCGGTACTACCAACCACATCCAAAACAAAAACTTCATCGGCAAGTGTTTTTTTCAGGTTTTTTCAAATATAAGAAACGAATTTTGTTTTCCGGTACTTTCCTTATCTTTAAGGGCAACAGATTTTTATGCCTCAGCACTATGAGCCACAAGCCTCAAACCATTGCAGAAAAAATTCTTTCCAACCACAGCGGGAAGCCCGTTTATGCCGATGAGCTGACCATCGTGAGCGTAGACGGTGCTATGGCCAGCGATACAACAGCCCCTTATGCCATCAAAGCCTTTGAAGAGATGGCAGGCGGCAAAACCGTATGGAATCCCGATAAAATTGCATTAGTGATAGACCACGCTGCACCTGCACCCAATCAGACCATCAGCAACCTGCACCAACTGATGCGGGAGTTCGGCAAAAAACACGGCATTCGCGTGTTTGACGTTGGCGAAGGCATTTGCCACCAAGTGATTATGGAGCACGGCTACGTAAAGCCGGGCGATGTGTTCACCGGTGCCGATTCGCATACCACGCACTACGGCTGCATCAACGCGTTTTCTACGGGCGTGGGCGCAACCGACCTTGCGGCAGTTTGGCTAACGGGTAAAATTTGGTTCAAAGTGCCGCGAAGCATCAAAATCATCATCAACGGCCGCCTGAAAAAAGGCGTTTATGCCAAAGATGTCATCATGCACGTAATGAGCCATATGGGCATAGAAGGCGCTACCTATCAGGCCATTGAGTACTGTGGTTCAACCGTTGCCAACATGACGGTCGCCAGCCGTGCCGTACTGTCCAATATGGCCGTAGAAATGGGCGGTAAAGCAGGGCTGGTACACCCCGCAGGCTTGCAATTAGGCTACGACTTTACCCCGATTGTGCCGGATGAAGGAGCGGAGTACAGCCGTGTATTAGAACTTGACGTGAGCGACCTCAAACCGCAGGTCAGCATTCCGCACCAACCCGACCAAGTTACCGATTTGGAGAAAGTTAAGGGCAAGAAGATAGATTACGCCTTTATAGGTACATGCACCAACGGCAGGTTAGAAGACCTGCACGCTGCCGCCGATGTGCTGCGCGGCAGAAAAATTCACCCTTCGGTCAGAATGTTAGTTATTCCTGCCTCTAAACAGGTATTTCAGGCCGCCATGCGCGATGGCACCATAGAAATTCTGATGGATGCGGGCGTAAGTTTTGCCACCTCGGGCTGTGGCCCTTGCGTAGGCTCGCACATGGGCGTACCTGCCGACGGCGAAGTAGTTATCTCGGCTGCCAACCGCAACTTCCGCGGCCGCATGGGCAACCCCAAAGCCGAAATTTATTTGGGTTCTCCTGCTACTGTGGCAGCCTCCGCCGTAGCCGGATGCATTACCGATGCGGCAGATTTGTAACAAAAATCAGACAAGCGCAGCAATGCGATACGGATGAACGCCGACTCGGATGTTGATGCCAACCAATCCGAACAAGCCCGCATCATCGGCGCTCCGACACTTTGCGGTAAAACACACAACAGCATGGAAAACCAAGAAATTTTTCAACCGCGCACCGACCTCAGCGCCATCACAAAAACCATTGCCGATATCAGGGCAGAGGTGGCACAACTTGTTGTAGGTCAGCACCAAATGGTTGATTTATTGATTACTGCCCTCCTTGCCGACGGGCACGTATTAATAGAAGGTGTGCCGGGAGTAGCTAAAACACTGACAGCCAAAGTTTTATCCCGCATTATGAACATCCGCTTTTCGCGGATTCAATTTACGCCCGACCTGATGCCCTCCGATGTGTTGGGGACTTCCGTGTATAGCCTGAAAAGCGGCGAATTTGAATTTAAGGCAGGGCCTGTTTTTGCCAACGTGGTACTGATTGACGAAATCAACCGCGCACCTGCCAAAACACAAGCCGCACTTTTTGAGGTGATGGAAGAACGGCAAGTTACCATTGACGGCAAGCGCTACCCGATGGAAGCTCCGTTTATTGTGTTGGCTACCCAAAACCCGATTGACCAAGAAGGTACTTATCGGCTGCCCGAAGCGCAATTAGACCGCTTTTTGTTCAAAATTCAGGTGGGGTATCCGTCGGCAGAGGAAGAACTGACGATGCTTGGCGGTTTTCAAAGCCGACATATGCAAAATGACCTGTCGGTCATACGTCCGCTGCTGACGGCGGCAGATATTGCACAATACCGTCAGTTGGTGGCAGGCATCCATGCAGAACCCTCGGTGCTGGAATATATTGTCAAAATTGTGGGAGAATCGCGCAACGACGCTGCCGTATATCTGGGTGCTTCGCCGCGTGCTTCCATCGCTATTTTGAACAGTTCAAAAGCCTGTGCCGTACTGAACGGCCGCGATTTCGTAACTCCCGAAGATGTGCGCTTTGTGGCACCGCACGTTTTGCGGCATCGCATCATGCTCACCGCAGAAAAA contains:
- a CDS encoding AAA family ATPase produces the protein MENQEIFQPRTDLSAITKTIADIRAEVAQLVVGQHQMVDLLITALLADGHVLIEGVPGVAKTLTAKVLSRIMNIRFSRIQFTPDLMPSDVLGTSVYSLKSGEFEFKAGPVFANVVLIDEINRAPAKTQAALFEVMEERQVTIDGKRYPMEAPFIVLATQNPIDQEGTYRLPEAQLDRFLFKIQVGYPSAEEELTMLGGFQSRHMQNDLSVIRPLLTAADIAQYRQLVAGIHAEPSVLEYIVKIVGESRNDAAVYLGASPRASIAILNSSKACAVLNGRDFVTPEDVRFVAPHVLRHRIMLTAEKEMEGFTADQLVQQLIDKVEVPR
- a CDS encoding 3-isopropylmalate dehydratase large subunit encodes the protein MSHKPQTIAEKILSNHSGKPVYADELTIVSVDGAMASDTTAPYAIKAFEEMAGGKTVWNPDKIALVIDHAAPAPNQTISNLHQLMREFGKKHGIRVFDVGEGICHQVIMEHGYVKPGDVFTGADSHTTHYGCINAFSTGVGATDLAAVWLTGKIWFKVPRSIKIIINGRLKKGVYAKDVIMHVMSHMGIEGATYQAIEYCGSTVANMTVASRAVLSNMAVEMGGKAGLVHPAGLQLGYDFTPIVPDEGAEYSRVLELDVSDLKPQVSIPHQPDQVTDLEKVKGKKIDYAFIGTCTNGRLEDLHAAADVLRGRKIHPSVRMLVIPASKQVFQAAMRDGTIEILMDAGVSFATSGCGPCVGSHMGVPADGEVVISAANRNFRGRMGNPKAEIYLGSPATVAASAVAGCITDAADL